From a single Streptomyces liliifuscus genomic region:
- a CDS encoding gas vesicle protein, producing MTDALARRSGALSPQPGGAGNLADILERVLDKGVVIAGDIKINLLDIELLTIKLRLLIVSVDTAREMGIDWWEHDPTLSSRAVRPAPPPEPAHTEELAAENARLRAELQSLNARLKEPDDL from the coding sequence GTGACCGACGCCCTCGCGCGGCGCTCAGGTGCCCTGTCGCCCCAACCGGGCGGCGCGGGCAATCTGGCCGACATCCTGGAACGCGTCCTCGACAAAGGGGTCGTGATCGCAGGAGACATCAAGATCAACCTGCTCGACATCGAACTCCTCACCATCAAGCTGCGGTTGCTCATCGTCTCTGTCGACACCGCGCGCGAGATGGGCATCGACTGGTGGGAGCACGACCCGACGCTGTCCTCGCGCGCGGTCCGTCCCGCCCCGCCACCCGAACCCGCCCACACTGAGGAACTCGCCGCCGAGAACGCACGTCTTCGCGCCGAACTCCAGTCGCTCAACGCCCGGTTGAAGGAACCCGATGATCTGTGA
- a CDS encoding gas vesicle protein GvpO, protein MSTSDLPDPAPPSAPAPPAAGTPVVGDAVAAMRNARTQLAELLGRTPESVSAISRDGTGWQVDVEVVELERIPDSTSVLAVYRVRLDSDGLLLGYARSRRYTRGQVDRQ, encoded by the coding sequence ATGAGCACGAGCGACTTACCCGATCCCGCGCCGCCCTCGGCGCCGGCGCCACCCGCCGCTGGGACCCCGGTGGTCGGGGATGCCGTGGCCGCGATGCGCAACGCGCGCACCCAACTTGCCGAACTTCTGGGCCGTACACCTGAGTCGGTCTCGGCCATCAGCCGCGACGGGACGGGCTGGCAGGTCGATGTCGAGGTTGTGGAGCTGGAGCGCATCCCCGACTCCACCAGCGTCCTTGCCGTCTACCGGGTGCGGCTCGACTCCGACGGCCTGCTTCTCGGCTACGCCCGCAGCCGTCGCTACACCCGAGGCCAGGTCGACCGGCAGTGA
- a CDS encoding GvpL/GvpF family gas vesicle protein produces MPLYLYAVTDADHPLPVDGATGIGASPAPLRAVRAARVAAVVSEAPAQLRAKRRDLIAHQRVLLMLGAAGAVLPLRFGTLAPDDGAVRRALADQESLFTDRLREVEDRVEFNVKALQDEDTALRDVLRDSAEARRLSALTRDGTGTHDDQVALGTVVAAGVEALQARHAEDIARRLEPLAHRIAAGDPTGEVFLNVSLLIERGQADAFAASVGQVAESLGHGLELRVTGPLPPYSFV; encoded by the coding sequence ATGCCGCTCTACCTCTATGCGGTCACGGACGCGGACCATCCGCTGCCGGTCGACGGTGCCACCGGAATCGGGGCTTCGCCCGCGCCCTTGAGGGCGGTGCGTGCCGCCCGGGTGGCCGCCGTCGTCAGCGAGGCGCCGGCCCAACTACGCGCCAAGCGAAGAGATCTGATTGCCCATCAGAGAGTGCTGCTGATGCTCGGTGCCGCGGGTGCCGTGTTGCCCCTGCGCTTCGGCACGCTTGCCCCCGACGACGGCGCGGTGCGTCGCGCGCTCGCGGACCAGGAGTCGTTGTTCACCGATCGGCTCCGAGAGGTCGAGGACCGCGTCGAGTTCAACGTCAAGGCCCTGCAGGACGAGGACACCGCCCTGCGCGATGTCCTGCGGGACAGTGCCGAAGCCCGACGCCTGAGCGCCCTCACACGGGACGGCACCGGCACGCACGACGACCAGGTGGCCCTCGGCACGGTCGTCGCCGCCGGGGTCGAGGCGCTACAGGCGCGGCATGCCGAGGACATCGCCCGCCGACTGGAGCCGCTGGCCCACCGCATCGCCGCGGGTGACCCGACGGGCGAGGTCTTCCTGAACGTGAGCCTGCTGATCGAACGCGGGCAGGCCGACGCGTTCGCCGCGTCCGTGGGCCAGGTCGCCGAGAGCCTCGGGCACGGGCTGGAACTCCGGGTGACCGGTCCTCTTCCGCCCTACAGCTTCGTCTGA
- a CDS encoding gas vesicle protein GvpG codes for MGLLSGLFGLPLAPLRGVGWVLEQVVQEAERQYADPAPIHRELAELEADLLAGRITEEEFGLREDELLDRLEEITAGSGEDPAGPDGPVLQEGSQ; via the coding sequence ATGGGTCTGCTGAGCGGCCTGTTCGGCCTGCCACTGGCTCCGCTGCGCGGGGTCGGCTGGGTGCTGGAACAGGTGGTGCAGGAGGCGGAACGGCAGTACGCCGACCCGGCCCCCATCCACCGTGAACTGGCCGAACTGGAGGCCGATCTGCTGGCCGGCCGTATCACCGAGGAGGAGTTCGGCCTTCGGGAGGACGAACTCCTGGATCGTCTGGAAGAGATCACGGCCGGCAGCGGCGAGGATCCGGCAGGCCCCGACGGTCCGGTACTACAGGAAGGCTCCCAGTGA